Proteins from one Sulfurovum sp. TSL1 genomic window:
- a CDS encoding diguanylate cyclase domain-containing protein — protein MGESKSYQKLLKAPYHLIAIMTLIVIFIISMALYRLYSVGFEEQKNRLTELVQSKAVMINILAEYTIHGHQEKEKKDIEKEVLSTLMSAHKKFKGFGKTGEFTLAKLDKDNIHFLLSHRHGAVDDMKSVSKKNSNLAEPMRHALSGKSGYIVGSDYRGATVLAAYTPIKMLDWGVVAKIDLSEIQAPYIQEAIYGFIGSIILIMLGSLSVIRFIQPLTDEIESSRQYNRMLFNKSLVGFSLTDINGKIIDANPAFLELLGYTKEELVNLSYWDITPEKYKPQVDQQLKKLLKKSAYGPYEKKYVHKDGHLLDVRLSGCILKKDGKSFIWSSIENITEQKKSDKSIKEASLVFGHTHEGIMITDADAHITRVNSMFTEITGFTFEEIKGKNPRVLQSGSHDKQFYKNIWEQIINTGSWYGEINNRRKNGEYFTSLQSITAVKNKDGSVSGYVSVFSDISERKNYEKKLAHMAMHDGLTSLPNRMHFQNNLNQAIHIAKRHKYKIAVLFLDLNKFKEINDTLGHEAGDQLLKETAKRLKECIREEDTVARLGGDEFAILLPEIKNSEDALNIVRKILDKTSEQFSIGKKTIMPSMSIGISIYPDHGEDGDTLLKLADKAMYSAKQKEKDRYEFYNQNKNY, from the coding sequence ATGGGGGAAAGTAAATCTTATCAGAAACTGCTAAAAGCTCCTTACCATCTTATTGCTATTATGACTTTAATAGTTATTTTCATTATAAGCATGGCTCTTTATCGATTATATTCAGTTGGATTTGAAGAGCAAAAAAACCGTTTAACAGAACTTGTCCAAAGCAAGGCTGTCATGATAAATATACTGGCAGAATATACGATACATGGTCATCAGGAAAAGGAAAAAAAAGATATAGAAAAAGAAGTTTTATCAACGCTAATGTCTGCACATAAAAAATTTAAAGGCTTTGGTAAAACAGGAGAATTTACACTGGCCAAGCTTGATAAAGATAATATACATTTTTTACTTAGTCATAGACATGGTGCAGTTGATGATATGAAGTCTGTATCTAAAAAAAACTCCAATTTAGCAGAGCCTATGCGACATGCATTAAGTGGTAAATCAGGATATATAGTGGGATCAGATTATCGTGGTGCTACGGTATTGGCAGCATATACACCTATTAAGATGCTCGACTGGGGCGTAGTTGCCAAAATTGACCTCTCGGAAATTCAGGCTCCATATATTCAAGAGGCAATATATGGGTTCATTGGAAGTATTATATTGATTATGCTTGGAAGTCTCTCTGTGATACGGTTTATTCAGCCGCTTACAGATGAGATAGAGAGTAGTAGACAATACAATCGTATGTTATTCAATAAATCTCTAGTAGGATTTTCGCTTACAGATATAAACGGAAAAATAATTGATGCCAATCCGGCTTTCTTGGAATTGCTTGGTTACACGAAAGAAGAACTTGTAAATTTAAGCTATTGGGATATTACGCCTGAGAAATACAAACCTCAAGTAGATCAACAGTTAAAAAAACTTTTGAAAAAAAGTGCTTATGGTCCTTACGAAAAGAAGTATGTACATAAAGATGGGCATCTATTGGATGTGCGTTTATCTGGATGTATATTAAAAAAAGATGGAAAAAGTTTTATTTGGTCAAGTATTGAAAATATCACGGAACAAAAAAAGAGTGATAAGTCTATAAAAGAAGCTTCTCTTGTTTTTGGGCATACCCATGAAGGAATTATGATAACAGATGCTGATGCTCACATTACTAGAGTCAATAGTATGTTTACAGAGATCACCGGCTTTACTTTTGAGGAGATAAAAGGTAAAAACCCAAGAGTTTTACAATCTGGAAGCCACGATAAACAGTTTTACAAAAATATATGGGAACAAATAATCAATACTGGTTCATGGTATGGAGAAATTAATAACAGACGTAAAAACGGTGAATATTTTACTTCACTGCAAAGTATCACAGCTGTTAAAAATAAAGATGGATCAGTCAGCGGATATGTCTCTGTATTTTCAGATATAAGTGAACGTAAAAACTATGAAAAGAAATTAGCCCATATGGCAATGCATGATGGATTAACATCTTTACCAAATAGAATGCATTTTCAGAATAATCTTAATCAAGCTATTCATATTGCTAAACGTCATAAGTATAAAATTGCTGTACTTTTTTTGGATCTGAACAAGTTTAAAGAGATTAATGATACATTGGGACATGAAGCAGGTGATCAGCTCTTAAAAGAAACAGCAAAGCGTTTAAAAGAGTGTATTAGAGAAGAGGATACTGTAGCCAGACTTGGGGGAGATGAATTTGCAATCCTATTGCCTGAAATTAAAAACAGTGAAGATGCACTCAATATTGTTAGAAAAATATTAGACAAAACCAGTGAACAATTTTCTATAGGAAAAAAAACCATCATGCCATCAATGAGTATTGGAATCAGTATATATCCTGATCATGGTGAAGATGGTGATACTCTTCTGAAACTTGCAGATAAGGCAATGTATAGTGCCAAACAAAAAGAAAAAGATAGATATGAATTTTATAATCAGAATAAAAATTATTGA
- a CDS encoding sulfite exporter TauE/SafE family protein, which translates to MIIELILVGIFIGSMSGFFGIGGGMILVPILLVLGFDTKDAIGISIIQMVFSSIYGSYLNHKKGSLIIGEGIFVGFGGFIGGYIGGYVTQYISDTVLQFLFLGLLIFALFRLFFSQHHEDEEKTKTLNKALLFGIGLGIGIFSITLGIGGSIILTPLLVGLLHYPIKKAVSAGLFFVVFSSVAGMISRLSTGTIDFNNGFIVAVSSLAGVALGIWLKDHVTSKNHKMALLALYMFALVILIKKMWF; encoded by the coding sequence ATGATAATAGAACTCATACTTGTTGGTATCTTTATTGGAAGTATGTCAGGTTTTTTTGGTATAGGTGGCGGTATGATTCTTGTACCTATACTTTTGGTACTTGGCTTTGACACGAAAGATGCTATTGGTATTTCCATCATTCAAATGGTATTCAGCTCTATTTATGGCTCCTATTTAAATCACAAGAAAGGGTCTCTCATCATCGGTGAAGGGATCTTTGTCGGATTCGGCGGCTTTATAGGTGGATACATTGGTGGATATGTCACACAGTATATCTCAGATACGGTGCTACAGTTTCTCTTTCTAGGCTTATTGATATTTGCACTTTTCAGACTTTTTTTCTCTCAACATCATGAGGATGAGGAAAAGACTAAAACACTGAATAAAGCATTACTATTCGGGATTGGGCTGGGTATTGGTATCTTCTCTATTACATTAGGTATCGGAGGATCCATTATTCTTACTCCGCTATTAGTGGGATTATTACATTACCCTATAAAAAAAGCAGTGAGTGCAGGGTTGTTTTTTGTGGTTTTCTCTTCCGTCGCGGGAATGATCAGCCGACTCAGCACTGGAACCATAGACTTTAACAATGGTTTCATAGTCGCGGTATCTTCACTGGCAGGTGTGGCATTGGGTATCTGGCTTAAAGATCATGTCACCTCCAAAAATCATAAGATGGCACTTTTAGCACTTTATATGTTTGCTTTGGTTATCTTAATAAAAAAAATGTGGTTTTAA
- a CDS encoding SUMF1/EgtB/PvdO family nonheme iron enzyme yields the protein MQSYFDENFVRLPRGSFLMGSDDVLAKEREKPVHEVHINYEIAMAKRQVTVEEYMLFAQATGAEVPEERHEHLGLDVPVRRVRYHDAKAYCAWKTQREGVTYRLPTEAEWEYACRAGSTGKYCYGDDERDFGAYAWYADNAEGVTHDVGTKKPNAWGLYDMHGNVWEWCADWYSETYDNTPTDGSAYKVPNEKGRVLRGGSWNGSAENSRCSSRINLGSGGRNYFIGFRVVIEL from the coding sequence ATGCAATCATACTTTGATGAGAATTTTGTACGGTTGCCTCGAGGCTCTTTTCTTATGGGTTCTGATGACGTACTTGCCAAAGAGAGAGAAAAACCTGTACATGAAGTACATATCAACTATGAGATCGCTATGGCCAAGCGACAGGTGACCGTGGAAGAGTATATGCTCTTTGCACAGGCCACAGGTGCAGAAGTACCTGAAGAGAGGCATGAACATCTTGGTTTGGATGTACCTGTAAGACGTGTGCGTTATCATGATGCCAAGGCGTATTGTGCATGGAAAACACAAAGAGAGGGTGTGACCTACCGTCTTCCTACCGAAGCTGAATGGGAATATGCCTGCCGGGCGGGAAGTACCGGAAAGTACTGTTACGGTGATGATGAGAGAGATTTTGGTGCGTATGCCTGGTATGCGGACAACGCTGAAGGTGTGACCCATGATGTCGGTACCAAAAAACCCAATGCATGGGGACTGTATGATATGCACGGAAATGTGTGGGAATGGTGTGCAGACTGGTACAGTGAAACCTATGACAATACACCTACAGACGGATCAGCCTATAAAGTACCCAATGAGAAGGGCAGGGTTCTGCGTGGCGGTTCCTGGAACGGGAGTGCTGAGAACAGTCGTTGTTCTTCACGTATCAATTTGGGTTCTGGCGGACGCAACTATTTTATAGGATTTCGTGTAGTGATAGAACTATAG
- the polA gene encoding DNA polymerase I, translating into MKTITIIDTFGFFFRSYFALPPLRNSEGFPTGLLTGFANLVDSLHRDHSTDYLVFALDAKGRTFRNDLYPDYKAHREAAPDDLLKQLPVAIEWIEQMGFANLSRDGFEADDVITTVTKFAREKGLKVRIVSHDKDLYQMIDDGVVVMYDSVKKQEVDEQACVDKFGVRPKDFINFQAILGDSSDNIPGVKGIGKVGAAKLINEYYTLEAIYDDIENCGTPRIQKLLLENKENAFMSRELVTMRTDVFKELDVESFVFEDKNYLSCLLEEFEKYEMKQAIKKAKVGLEETDCPVVEKPKSAALSFEAVTLDSKEKLNSVIDSIEKDAIVAFDTETTGLDTKTANMVGFSFCFDAQKAYYVPVGHNYLGVEAQVDLQDAISALKKLMTFQVVGQNLKFDFSLLYNRFEIEPVIPHADTMIMAWLSNPGTKVGLDTLAKTYFKYEMKPFKEMVKKGEDFSAVDIEDATFYAAEDAWMTYLLYGAIKKKMELSSLTHLLKEAKNVEYPFMNVLIRMENLGIKIDPSKLEALQKKLSEDLATLTSEIYALSGSEFNIKSTQQLGVVLFQQLGLKGGKRTKTGYSTNEAVLSALVGEHPIIEKILEYREYQKILSTYVEPLLKLAKADEASRIYTSFGQTGTATGRLSSRDPNLQNIPVRSALGRSVREAFVAKEGYKLVSIDYSQIELRLLAHFSKDAALMDAFNQGTDIHLATAIKLFGEGEAKEKRNLAKSVNFGLLYGMGPKKLSEDVGIPQAEAKEIIKNYFASFPTVKSFLEGIQERVKIDGYVETILKRRRIFDYENANGMQKAAYMRESVNTVFQGSAADLIKLSMNQIDTMIREEKLDAFMLLQIHDELIFEVKEEKVEEISQRFVHTMENILELDVPLECSVSVGDSWGELK; encoded by the coding sequence ATGAAAACGATCACGATCATAGACACATTCGGATTTTTCTTTCGTTCCTATTTTGCACTTCCTCCTCTGCGTAACTCGGAGGGATTCCCCACAGGTCTATTGACCGGTTTTGCCAACCTTGTGGACTCTTTACATCGTGACCACAGTACCGATTACCTGGTGTTTGCTCTGGATGCAAAAGGCAGAACATTCAGGAATGATCTCTATCCGGACTACAAAGCCCACCGTGAGGCTGCACCGGATGATCTTCTCAAGCAGCTCCCTGTTGCTATCGAGTGGATAGAACAAATGGGGTTTGCCAACCTTTCTCGTGATGGATTTGAAGCAGATGATGTCATCACGACGGTCACAAAATTTGCCAGAGAAAAAGGGTTGAAAGTACGTATCGTGTCGCATGATAAAGATCTCTATCAGATGATCGATGACGGCGTGGTGGTCATGTATGATTCTGTTAAAAAACAGGAAGTGGATGAACAGGCGTGTGTGGATAAATTTGGCGTACGCCCTAAGGACTTTATCAACTTTCAAGCCATACTGGGGGACAGTTCTGACAATATCCCCGGTGTCAAAGGTATAGGGAAAGTAGGTGCAGCAAAACTGATCAATGAGTATTATACACTCGAAGCGATCTATGACGACATTGAAAACTGCGGTACGCCGCGTATACAGAAACTGCTTTTGGAAAATAAAGAGAATGCTTTCATGTCTCGTGAACTGGTGACCATGCGGACTGATGTCTTTAAAGAGCTGGATGTAGAGAGTTTTGTCTTTGAAGACAAGAACTATCTTTCATGCCTGCTCGAAGAGTTTGAAAAGTATGAGATGAAGCAAGCCATCAAAAAGGCAAAAGTTGGGCTTGAAGAGACGGATTGTCCTGTAGTGGAAAAACCAAAGAGTGCAGCACTTAGTTTTGAAGCGGTCACGTTAGACAGTAAAGAGAAGTTGAACAGTGTGATCGATAGTATAGAGAAAGATGCGATCGTCGCTTTTGATACGGAAACCACTGGGCTGGATACCAAAACAGCAAACATGGTAGGGTTCAGCTTCTGTTTTGATGCGCAAAAAGCCTATTATGTTCCTGTGGGTCATAATTACCTGGGTGTAGAAGCGCAAGTAGATCTCCAAGATGCGATCAGTGCACTGAAAAAGCTCATGACATTTCAGGTCGTGGGACAAAATCTAAAATTTGACTTTTCGCTACTCTATAACCGGTTTGAGATCGAGCCGGTCATACCCCATGCCGATACTATGATCATGGCATGGCTTTCCAATCCCGGAACCAAAGTGGGGCTTGACACACTTGCCAAGACCTATTTTAAGTATGAGATGAAGCCCTTTAAAGAGATGGTAAAGAAAGGTGAGGACTTTTCCGCTGTAGACATCGAGGACGCTACGTTTTATGCGGCTGAAGATGCCTGGATGACCTATCTGCTCTATGGTGCCATCAAAAAGAAAATGGAACTCTCTTCACTGACGCATCTTCTGAAAGAAGCTAAAAATGTAGAGTATCCGTTTATGAATGTACTGATACGTATGGAAAATCTGGGTATCAAGATCGATCCTTCCAAACTGGAAGCGCTCCAGAAAAAGCTCAGTGAAGATCTGGCCACGCTCACTTCTGAGATCTACGCACTCAGCGGTTCTGAGTTCAACATCAAATCCACACAACAGTTAGGTGTCGTACTCTTTCAGCAGCTCGGACTCAAAGGCGGGAAGAGAACCAAAACAGGATACAGTACCAATGAAGCAGTCCTGAGTGCACTGGTAGGGGAGCATCCTATTATTGAGAAGATCCTGGAGTACCGTGAATACCAGAAGATACTCTCTACCTATGTAGAGCCTTTACTGAAATTGGCAAAGGCGGATGAAGCCTCCCGTATCTACACCTCTTTTGGTCAAACAGGTACAGCGACAGGGCGTTTGAGTTCACGTGATCCTAACCTGCAGAACATCCCTGTGCGTTCAGCACTCGGGCGTTCGGTAAGAGAAGCTTTTGTGGCTAAAGAGGGGTATAAACTGGTCAGTATCGACTACTCCCAGATAGAACTCCGACTGCTTGCACACTTTTCCAAAGATGCCGCTCTAATGGATGCCTTCAATCAGGGAACGGATATTCACCTGGCGACCGCCATCAAACTGTTCGGAGAAGGGGAAGCCAAAGAAAAACGTAACTTGGCAAAATCGGTGAACTTTGGGCTTCTTTACGGTATGGGACCCAAAAAACTCTCTGAGGATGTCGGTATCCCGCAAGCAGAAGCCAAGGAGATCATCAAGAACTATTTTGCATCATTCCCCACAGTGAAAAGCTTTCTTGAAGGGATCCAGGAACGTGTCAAGATAGACGGTTATGTGGAAACCATACTGAAAAGAAGACGTATCTTTGACTATGAAAATGCCAACGGCATGCAAAAAGCAGCCTACATGCGTGAATCGGTCAATACCGTTTTCCAAGGAAGTGCCGCTGACCTGATCAAACTCTCTATGAATCAGATAGATACGATGATACGGGAAGAGAAGCTGGATGCCTTTATGCTTTTACAGATACACGATGAACTCATCTTTGAAGTGAAGGAAGAAAAAGTAGAAGAGATCTCTCAACGTTTTGTCCATACGATGGAGAATATCTTGGAGTTGGATGTGCCATTGGAGTGTTCAGTCAGTGTAGGCGACAGCTGGGGAGAGTTAAAATAA
- the uvrA gene encoding excinuclease ABC subunit UvrA, whose translation MKNDMIKVYGAKENNLKNINIDIPKNKLVVVTGISGSGKSTLAFSTLYAEGQRRYIESLSSYARQFLGRVGKPDVDKIEGLTPAIAIDQKTTSKNPRSTVGTITEIYDYLRLLFSRVGEQHCHECGKPISSMSASDIIEEVLKLPDGAKLVIMAPLVKEKKGTFADMLESLRHKGYVRAMIDGVMVRLDDEIELSKTKKHTIKVVIDRVVVKEESRDRIGQDVEKALKESYGEMEIEVLNYEELELDRQHIHYSEHLACFDCKLSFEPLEPVSFSFNSPKGACPACDGLGIRYAIDLKKVIDSGLSIDKGAVKIMYGFNKSYYTKFLNAFCEQNDIDIHLPYGELEPHQQKAILYGNGSTVDFVWKRHNLKREWPGVVKFAHDMFKEEKDLSEYMTEKVCDKCHGHRLRPRSLAVKIEGKNIADIIDMPIERSYAYFADEKSFSHLNEQQKMIAESILKELYERLYFLYDVGLGYITLSRDARSISGGEAQRIRIASQIGSGLTGVMYVLDEPSIGLHERDTMKLIRTLNSLRDKGNSVIVVEHDKETIHAADYIIDIGPGAGAYGGEVVFAGDAKKLAKAKTLTADYMYGKKDISYSHDKPQNEWLEIKNVTINNIEKLDAKIPLQNFVCITGVSGSGKSSLILQTLLPVAREILNHAKKVNKVDGVEITGLDKLDKVIYLDQSPIGRTPRSNPATYTGIMDEIRKLFAQTKEAELRGYKIGRFSFNVKGGRCEKCQGDGQIKIEMHFLPDVLVTCDACDGTRYNAQTREVLYKGKSISDVLGMSVSEALEFFKAIPAIATKLKTLGDVGLGYITLGQNATTLSGGEAQRIKLSKELSRKDTGQTLYVLDEPTTGLHFADVDRLTGVVHHLVDLGNSVVVIEHNLDMIKNADYIIDMGPEGGNKGGMIIATGSPEEVAKEYKKTGSYTGEYLAKELEGKTV comes from the coding sequence ATGAAGAATGATATGATAAAAGTCTATGGCGCAAAAGAAAATAACTTAAAAAATATAAATATAGACATCCCTAAAAATAAATTGGTCGTAGTGACCGGTATCTCTGGAAGTGGTAAGTCCACTTTGGCCTTTTCCACCTTATATGCGGAAGGTCAAAGACGTTATATCGAGTCACTCTCCTCGTATGCACGACAGTTTTTGGGACGCGTAGGAAAACCCGATGTAGATAAGATCGAGGGGTTGACACCTGCGATTGCCATAGACCAGAAAACGACATCTAAAAACCCGCGTTCTACGGTTGGAACGATCACGGAGATCTACGACTACCTGAGACTGCTTTTTTCCCGTGTAGGTGAGCAGCATTGTCATGAGTGCGGAAAGCCTATCTCTTCGATGTCCGCTTCTGACATTATAGAAGAGGTTTTGAAACTGCCTGATGGGGCAAAACTTGTGATCATGGCTCCACTGGTCAAAGAGAAAAAGGGTACCTTCGCAGATATGCTGGAGTCCCTCCGCCATAAAGGATACGTTCGTGCGATGATCGATGGTGTCATGGTTCGTCTCGATGACGAGATAGAGCTTTCCAAAACAAAAAAACACACCATTAAAGTGGTCATTGACAGAGTGGTTGTCAAAGAGGAGAGCCGTGACCGTATAGGGCAGGATGTGGAAAAAGCGCTCAAAGAGAGCTACGGTGAGATGGAGATAGAAGTACTCAACTATGAAGAGTTGGAACTCGATAGACAGCATATTCACTACTCTGAGCACCTGGCCTGTTTTGACTGTAAACTAAGTTTCGAGCCTTTGGAACCCGTCAGTTTTTCTTTTAACTCACCTAAGGGTGCGTGTCCAGCCTGTGACGGCCTTGGGATCCGTTATGCGATAGATCTTAAGAAAGTCATAGACTCTGGGCTGAGTATTGACAAGGGTGCCGTGAAGATCATGTATGGTTTTAACAAGAGTTATTATACCAAATTCCTCAATGCATTCTGTGAACAAAATGACATAGACATCCACCTCCCTTATGGTGAACTGGAACCACACCAGCAAAAAGCCATACTCTACGGAAATGGAAGTACGGTCGATTTTGTATGGAAACGCCATAATCTCAAACGTGAGTGGCCTGGTGTGGTCAAATTCGCACATGATATGTTCAAAGAGGAGAAAGACCTTTCTGAATATATGACCGAAAAGGTGTGCGACAAATGTCATGGACATAGACTCAGACCCCGCTCTTTAGCGGTAAAGATAGAGGGAAAAAATATCGCAGATATCATCGATATGCCTATCGAAAGATCCTATGCCTATTTCGCAGATGAAAAGAGTTTTTCCCACTTGAATGAGCAGCAGAAGATGATAGCAGAATCTATACTTAAAGAGTTGTATGAAAGACTCTATTTCCTGTATGATGTGGGGCTTGGCTATATTACCCTGAGCCGTGATGCAAGAAGTATCTCGGGTGGTGAAGCACAACGTATACGTATCGCATCCCAGATAGGTTCCGGACTGACGGGCGTTATGTATGTACTGGATGAACCAAGCATTGGACTGCATGAGCGTGATACGATGAAGCTCATACGTACACTGAACTCTCTGCGTGACAAAGGAAATTCAGTGATCGTTGTCGAACATGATAAAGAGACCATCCATGCAGCAGACTATATTATAGATATCGGTCCTGGAGCAGGAGCTTATGGCGGTGAAGTGGTATTTGCCGGTGATGCAAAGAAGTTGGCCAAAGCCAAGACCCTGACTGCAGACTATATGTATGGAAAGAAAGATATCTCCTATTCGCATGACAAGCCTCAAAATGAGTGGTTGGAGATCAAAAATGTGACGATCAATAATATTGAAAAACTTGATGCGAAGATCCCATTACAAAATTTTGTATGTATCACGGGTGTCAGCGGGAGCGGTAAGAGTTCATTGATCCTTCAAACGTTATTGCCTGTGGCAAGAGAGATACTCAACCATGCCAAAAAGGTCAATAAAGTCGATGGTGTAGAGATCACAGGACTGGACAAACTGGATAAAGTGATCTATCTGGATCAAAGCCCGATAGGAAGAACACCTCGTTCAAATCCTGCAACCTATACAGGCATCATGGACGAGATCCGTAAACTTTTCGCTCAAACCAAAGAGGCAGAACTTCGGGGGTACAAGATAGGGCGTTTTTCCTTCAACGTCAAAGGCGGACGCTGTGAGAAGTGCCAGGGAGACGGACAGATCAAGATAGAGATGCACTTTTTACCTGATGTTCTGGTCACTTGTGATGCCTGTGACGGGACACGATACAATGCTCAGACACGTGAAGTGCTGTATAAGGGGAAGTCTATCTCAGATGTACTTGGTATGAGTGTCAGTGAAGCCCTGGAATTCTTTAAAGCGATTCCGGCTATTGCTACCAAGCTTAAGACATTGGGGGATGTTGGTCTTGGCTATATTACACTGGGACAAAATGCCACCACACTTTCAGGAGGAGAGGCGCAGCGTATCAAGCTGAGTAAAGAGCTGAGCCGTAAAGATACGGGTCAAACCCTCTATGTATTGGATGAGCCTACGACGGGGCTTCACTTTGCGGATGTGGACAGACTTACAGGTGTAGTGCACCACCTGGTGGATTTGGGTAATTCAGTGGTCGTCATCGAACACAATCTGGATATGATCAAAAATGCAGATTACATTATAGACATGGGACCTGAAGGGGGAAATAAAGGCGGGATGATCATCGCTACAGGATCACCTGAAGAGGTGGCAAAAGAGTATAAAAAAACAGGGTCTTATACCGGTGAGTATTTGGCTAAAGAATTGGAAGGGAAAACAGTATGA